A genomic region of Rhipicephalus sanguineus isolate Rsan-2018 chromosome 3, BIME_Rsan_1.4, whole genome shotgun sequence contains the following coding sequences:
- the LOC119386557 gene encoding uncharacterized protein LOC119386557 — MTDGSYAVQHFGVSPKSIVDCVYNVWFDYTEKCLDALKAALQDKASGHIAPDELEAWVDSVFREMVPEFNKNAEKLEEYMKRNIVHVPSHVLLPEDGAHRLSADERKMSVSLLRAQFGSLRRQIVQETARQQALLGEVAQQDVLREQLRFKLQNIEEMAQRVAEENNATTGVPADSDACLHLDTSDALALCTDPEGVPGAGAKEEAAQKIL; from the exons ATGACGGATGGCAGCTACGCTGTTCAGCATTTTGGCGTTTCGCCGAAAAGCATTGTTGACTGTG tGTATAACGTCTGGTTTGACTACACCGAAAAGTGCCTCGATGCCCTCAAGGCTGCACTGCAGGACAAG GCATCTGGCCACATTGCACCTGATGAGCTGGAAGCATGGGTGGATTCCGTCTTTCGAGAAATGGTCCCTGAATTCAACAAAAATGCCGAAAAATTGGAG GAGTACATGAAGCGCAACATCGTGCATGTGCCGTCACACGTGCTGCTTCCTGAAGATGGTGCACATCGGCTGTCAGCTGATGAGAGGAAAATGAGCGTGTCCTTGCTTAGGGCGCAGTTTGGGTCACTGCGGAGGCAGATTGTTCAG GAGACTGCACGCCAGCAGGCCCTTTTAGGCGAGGTGGCCCAACAAGATGTGTTGCGGGAACAGCTGCGGTTCAAGCTGCAGAACATTGAGGAGATGGCGCAGCGAGTTGCTGAAGAGAACAACGCCACCACCGGAGTGCCAGCAGATAGtgatgcctgtttgcatttggaCACCTCAGATGCATTAGCGCTGTGTACAGATCCTGAAGGTGTTCCAGGGGCTGGTGCGAAAGAGGAAGCTGCACAAAAGATCTTGTAA